In Fretibacterium sp. OH1220_COT-178, one DNA window encodes the following:
- a CDS encoding M28 family peptidase — protein sequence MLNGAEREFLAGLDAGAVERDLEEISRYERPSGSPGEAEAHAYVAGRLEAHGVDTVRTAFPAWTFAFGEARMRFWAGGREDSLPAKIWGYSPDAWEEPVRGRAVFVSPDRFPPDSIAWFADRTSPSGRDLEGRIVLSTTRSAVAIRDACARGALAYVFCWPYGDETVIHESAVCAGWGAALPEDVELYPRIPVFAVDRPTGERLIALAEGGSLDIELRGRSRSEVKALPLLEAFLPGDSPYFILLGAHMDAKHHGATDNGTGCALMLALALRFARLKKRPFGLRFCWWSGHEFSKYAGSSNYALERFDELNEHCLCYVNADVPGSKGADDFSQVAATPDFMALARRAVRDVTGQDGEHVGPVNSYDQSFYNIGVSSCFIWSSQLVPGSPHGSGAGAMPWWWHTEEDTFGKHDMEVLMQDCRLYALGTLRILEPGWLPDDGALWDRLIGELEKLDGRGITLRPVLDVFRRNRGRLAGKGGLKERLRAIRRLNQALYCQRAPYFQDFRMGDGYVPGLSLPLAALAGGGLTDKARFVLDRYAVAQRNRLMVLAKELESL from the coding sequence ATGTTGAACGGCGCGGAGCGGGAGTTTTTGGCCGGATTGGATGCCGGGGCGGTCGAGAGGGACCTCGAGGAGATCTCGCGGTACGAGCGGCCCTCGGGGAGCCCGGGGGAGGCGGAGGCGCACGCGTATGTTGCCGGGCGCCTGGAGGCGCATGGTGTGGATACGGTGCGCACGGCCTTCCCGGCGTGGACGTTCGCCTTCGGAGAGGCACGGATGCGCTTCTGGGCCGGGGGGCGGGAGGATTCCCTTCCGGCGAAGATCTGGGGGTATTCGCCCGATGCCTGGGAGGAGCCCGTTCGCGGACGTGCGGTCTTCGTCTCCCCGGACCGTTTTCCCCCGGACTCCATCGCCTGGTTTGCCGACCGCACGAGTCCGAGCGGACGGGACCTCGAGGGGCGGATCGTCCTCAGCACCACCCGCTCCGCCGTCGCGATCCGCGACGCCTGTGCGCGCGGGGCCCTGGCCTATGTCTTCTGCTGGCCCTACGGCGACGAGACGGTCATCCACGAGAGCGCCGTCTGCGCCGGGTGGGGGGCGGCCCTGCCCGAGGACGTCGAGCTGTATCCGAGGATCCCCGTGTTTGCGGTCGATCGGCCGACCGGGGAACGGCTGATCGCACTCGCCGAGGGGGGCAGTCTGGACATCGAGCTCCGCGGCCGCTCCCGATCCGAGGTCAAGGCCCTTCCCCTGCTGGAGGCGTTCCTCCCCGGGGATTCCCCCTACTTCATCCTCCTGGGGGCCCACATGGACGCCAAACACCACGGGGCGACGGACAACGGCACCGGCTGTGCGCTGATGCTGGCCCTCGCCCTGCGTTTCGCGCGCCTGAAGAAGCGGCCGTTCGGCCTGCGCTTCTGTTGGTGGTCGGGGCACGAGTTCTCCAAGTATGCGGGCTCCTCCAACTACGCGCTCGAGCGGTTCGACGAGCTGAACGAGCACTGCCTGTGCTACGTCAATGCGGACGTTCCCGGGTCGAAGGGGGCCGACGATTTTTCGCAGGTCGCCGCGACGCCGGACTTCATGGCGCTGGCACGGCGCGCGGTCCGCGACGTCACCGGCCAGGACGGGGAGCATGTCGGGCCGGTGAACTCCTACGACCAATCCTTCTACAACATCGGCGTGTCGTCGTGCTTCATCTGGTCCTCCCAGCTCGTCCCCGGCTCCCCCCACGGCAGCGGTGCGGGGGCCATGCCGTGGTGGTGGCATACGGAGGAGGACACCTTCGGCAAGCACGACATGGAGGTCCTGATGCAGGATTGCCGGCTTTACGCCTTGGGCACCCTGCGCATTCTGGAGCCGGGCTGGCTTCCCGACGACGGGGCCTTGTGGGATCGTCTGATCGGCGAACTCGAGAAGCTGGACGGCCGGGGAATCACGCTGCGCCCCGTACTGGACGTCTTCAGACGCAATCGCGGCCGGCTGGCCGGCAAGGGCGGCCTGAAGGAGCGTCTGCGCGCTATCCGCAGGCTGAACCAGGCCCTTTATTGCCAGCGTGCGCCCTATTTTCAGGACTTTCGGATGGGGGACGGGTACGTGCCCGGCCTCTCCCTGCCCCTGGCGGCTCTGGCCGGGGGCGGGCTCACCGACAAGGCACGATTCGTCCTCGACCGCTATGCCGTGGCGCAGCGGAATCGGCTGATGGTCCTGGCAAAAGAGCTGGAGAGCCTTTAA
- a CDS encoding YkvI family membrane protein: MSTQQNQKGSFLTFFMNYDWYKKYLLPGFISQSVLIAGGYGTGRELVEYFVQYGPKGGLMGMGLTFLIWAAFFALTYEFARAFRAYDYKTFFKALLGPGWIAYEIAFVVLLFLIMGVVGAASGSILKDSLGVPSLIGSGIFLLSVAYLTFNGSKAIEVALSWWSYILYIVYVVVLVLALSRFEKTIAANFTEGLVKPGWALGGFQYAFYNMAVTSTVLFALNYLESRREAILAGIMAAFISMIPALFLYIAMIGIYPDVLSVEIPSNEIIARLGTRFLLPLWIVVLFGTMIETGVGFFHTINERINATLIARRGIGMNRTSRAAVGVLLALVGMAISNYGLIGLIAKGYGTISWAFFILQGVGLFTLGLYKLAKKGAN; the protein is encoded by the coding sequence ATGAGTACGCAACAGAACCAAAAGGGCAGCTTCCTGACATTCTTCATGAACTACGACTGGTACAAGAAATACCTCTTGCCCGGCTTCATATCCCAATCCGTACTCATAGCCGGCGGATACGGCACGGGACGCGAGCTGGTGGAATACTTCGTCCAGTACGGTCCCAAGGGAGGACTCATGGGCATGGGCCTGACCTTCCTCATCTGGGCCGCATTCTTCGCCCTGACCTACGAATTCGCCCGCGCCTTCAGGGCCTACGACTACAAGACCTTCTTCAAGGCCTTGCTGGGGCCGGGGTGGATCGCCTACGAGATCGCCTTCGTCGTCCTGCTCTTCCTCATCATGGGCGTTGTGGGCGCGGCCTCGGGAAGCATTCTGAAGGACTCCCTGGGGGTCCCCTCCCTCATCGGGTCGGGCATTTTCCTCTTGTCCGTGGCCTACCTGACCTTCAACGGCAGCAAGGCCATCGAGGTCGCCCTCTCCTGGTGGTCCTACATCCTCTACATCGTCTACGTCGTAGTCCTGGTCCTGGCTTTGTCCCGCTTCGAGAAAACGATCGCCGCCAACTTCACGGAGGGCCTCGTAAAGCCGGGGTGGGCTCTGGGAGGCTTTCAGTACGCCTTCTACAACATGGCCGTGACCTCGACCGTCCTGTTCGCGCTCAATTACCTCGAGAGCCGGCGGGAGGCAATCTTGGCGGGCATCATGGCGGCCTTCATCAGCATGATCCCCGCGCTGTTCCTGTACATCGCCATGATCGGGATCTATCCCGACGTGCTCTCCGTGGAGATCCCCTCGAACGAGATCATCGCCCGATTGGGGACCCGGTTCCTCCTGCCCCTCTGGATCGTCGTGCTCTTCGGGACCATGATCGAGACGGGAGTGGGCTTCTTCCACACGATCAACGAGCGCATCAACGCGACCCTGATCGCCAGGAGGGGCATCGGCATGAACCGGACGTCCCGGGCCGCCGTAGGCGTGCTGCTCGCACTCGTCGGGATGGCCATCTCGAACTACGGTCTGATCGGCCTGATCGCAAAAGGATACGGCACGATCAGCTGGGCCTTCTTCATCCTGCAGGGCGTGGGGCTGTTCACGCTGGGTCTCTACAAGCTCGCCAAAAAGGGCGCGAACTGA
- a CDS encoding pyridoxal phosphate-dependent aminotransferase: MNRFLSAQQQGYASVGPAPYPDGVEIIDCALGTNPLGMAGSLRSLLEGFGGLALDAYPEPEPGSLKEGIVASHPGWRVEAGNILLGGGSMGVLTVLAQLLTGPGDRFLGFSPQFTEGALQFVFRGAEYLRLPMKTPHCAISPDALLSEMERQRPALLYLDRPNNPTGQLLPLEALRSVAGRALELGCWVISDEAYGDFIPDEESAACLDLPNLVTCRSFSKGMGLAGLRVGFAVARDAGLVKAFGTLQPPFVITTPAALMAREVLRDAAFIEKSRQYVREAKERIVGCIGKKRGWALAETDLRVPIMLLSLEEGDLFRLLGGAGIACEPGVGFFDLDERAARLRVPAPGQLEAFLQRLASL; the protein is encoded by the coding sequence TTGAATCGTTTTTTATCGGCGCAGCAACAGGGATACGCTTCCGTGGGGCCGGCGCCCTACCCCGACGGAGTCGAAATCATCGATTGCGCGCTGGGTACGAATCCGCTGGGAATGGCGGGCTCTCTGCGTTCGCTGCTCGAGGGCTTCGGCGGACTGGCCCTGGACGCCTATCCCGAGCCGGAGCCCGGATCGCTGAAGGAAGGCATCGTAGCATCCCATCCCGGCTGGCGTGTCGAGGCCGGGAATATCCTTTTGGGGGGCGGATCCATGGGGGTGCTCACCGTTCTGGCCCAGCTGCTGACCGGCCCCGGAGATCGCTTCCTGGGGTTTTCGCCCCAATTTACGGAAGGAGCGCTTCAATTTGTCTTCAGGGGGGCGGAATACCTGCGTCTTCCCATGAAGACGCCGCACTGCGCGATATCGCCCGATGCGCTCTTGTCGGAGATGGAACGGCAGCGTCCCGCCCTGCTCTATCTCGATCGTCCCAACAATCCCACGGGGCAGCTCCTGCCTCTCGAAGCCCTGCGCTCCGTCGCCGGGAGGGCTTTGGAGCTCGGCTGCTGGGTGATCTCGGACGAGGCGTACGGCGATTTCATCCCGGACGAGGAATCCGCGGCCTGTCTCGACCTTCCGAACCTCGTCACCTGCAGGTCCTTCTCGAAGGGGATGGGGTTGGCGGGGCTTCGCGTGGGGTTCGCAGTGGCCCGGGACGCCGGGCTCGTCAAGGCGTTCGGAACGCTCCAGCCGCCTTTCGTGATCACCACGCCGGCGGCTTTGATGGCCCGGGAGGTTCTGCGCGACGCCGCCTTCATCGAGAAATCCAGGCAGTACGTCCGGGAGGCGAAGGAGAGGATCGTCGGGTGCATCGGGAAGAAGAGGGGCTGGGCCCTCGCTGAAACGGACTTGCGGGTGCCGATCATGCTCCTGTCCCTGGAGGAGGGGGACCTCTTCCGTCTGCTGGGAGGAGCGGGCATCGCCTGCGAACCCGGCGTCGGCTTCTTCGACCTGGACGAACGGGCCGCCCGACTTCGAGTGCCCGCTCCCGGCCAGTTGGAGGCGTTCCTGCAACGGTTGGCTTCCCTTTGA
- a CDS encoding nitroreductase family protein: MSIIKALENRRTIYALNKELPIPEAEVEALVKQVTELVPDAFNMKSARVAVVLGGMQDKLWDTIYDAFDGKVAREKINGFKAAAGTVLYFYDQEIVKAMQKQFSSYADNFPVWANQANGMLQLSVWAALRERNIGANLQHYNPVIDKKVKELLGLPESWVLLAQMPFGGIVAQPDPKEKENIELRVKTCR, encoded by the coding sequence ATGAGCATTATAAAAGCATTGGAGAACCGAAGAACCATTTATGCACTCAATAAGGAGCTTCCAATCCCTGAAGCGGAAGTCGAAGCGTTGGTCAAGCAGGTGACCGAACTTGTCCCGGATGCCTTCAACATGAAGAGTGCCCGCGTCGCTGTTGTCCTGGGTGGTATGCAGGACAAATTGTGGGATACGATCTACGATGCCTTCGACGGCAAGGTCGCAAGGGAGAAGATCAATGGCTTCAAAGCCGCCGCAGGGACCGTTTTATACTTCTACGATCAAGAGATCGTCAAGGCCATGCAGAAACAATTTTCTTCTTACGCCGACAACTTCCCGGTATGGGCGAACCAGGCTAACGGCATGCTGCAGCTCTCCGTATGGGCGGCCCTCCGGGAACGGAACATCGGAGCGAACCTTCAGCACTACAATCCCGTTATCGACAAGAAGGTCAAAGAGCTGCTCGGCCTTCCGGAATCCTGGGTCCTGCTGGCACAGATGCCCTTTGGGGGCATTGTAGCCCAACCCGACCCCAAGGAAAAAGAGAATATCGAACTGCGTGTGAAAACCTGCCGCTAA
- a CDS encoding ABC transporter ATP-binding protein: MKGMFRAVTAGHPEKLRKSVFFTIVSYLVNLVPFAVAIEVVRTVIEAWSRGGEPDMAKLWGLCAFLFVYLFVMYAAEVPAYRACYRDAYGASARGRAELAEKLRKLSLGYFSRRDPGDLVNMIMGDFLLLEAAVSHQVPQMIGGLVLPVIAFVGLCFWSPLMAGAMFVSLPVAALVLLLSTRLQDRLSRKHMRAKIDAGNRIQEYMNGIRVIKAYNLTGDRFARMERAFRGFMRESIRLEAIMGPFAMVAISLIRLGLTLMIVLGVHLMIGGTLDPLTFVGFLIVGTRVYDPLTAALLNFFVFRYSTLAGKRILSLMEEPEMAGEGDAPERHDIELRDVTFGYGDGGHVLKNVDLKFPEGKLTALVGPSGCGKTTLMKVMARFYDPQSGTVLFGGTDERDLDPEKLMKRISFVFQDVYLFRDTVRNNIAFGREGATDAEVEEAAKRARAHEFIMRLPQGYDTVVGEGGSTLSGGEKQRISIARALLKDAPVVLLDEATASLDPENEVEVQRAVNALVEGRTVVVIAHKLRTTQNADNIVVMEAGRVVDQGRHEELLERGGLYARLWALQNESVGWSLAGD, encoded by the coding sequence ATGAAGGGCATGTTTCGGGCCGTAACGGCAGGACACCCCGAAAAACTGCGCAAATCGGTCTTTTTTACGATCGTCTCGTATCTGGTGAATCTCGTCCCGTTCGCTGTCGCCATCGAGGTGGTACGCACCGTGATCGAGGCCTGGTCGCGCGGCGGCGAACCGGATATGGCGAAGCTCTGGGGACTTTGTGCGTTTCTCTTCGTCTACCTGTTCGTGATGTACGCGGCGGAGGTGCCGGCCTACCGGGCCTGCTACCGGGACGCCTACGGCGCCTCGGCCCGGGGGCGGGCCGAGCTTGCCGAGAAGCTGCGCAAGCTTTCTCTGGGCTATTTCTCGCGGCGCGACCCCGGAGACCTGGTGAACATGATCATGGGCGATTTCCTGCTGCTGGAGGCCGCCGTCTCGCACCAGGTGCCGCAGATGATCGGCGGGCTCGTCCTGCCCGTCATCGCCTTCGTGGGCCTGTGCTTCTGGAGCCCGCTCATGGCCGGCGCCATGTTCGTCTCGCTCCCGGTGGCGGCGCTGGTGCTCCTGCTCTCGACGCGGCTCCAGGACCGGCTGAGCCGGAAACACATGAGGGCGAAGATCGATGCGGGGAACCGCATTCAGGAGTACATGAACGGCATCCGCGTCATCAAGGCCTACAATCTGACGGGGGACCGCTTTGCCCGGATGGAGCGCGCCTTCCGCGGCTTCATGAGGGAGAGCATACGCCTCGAGGCGATCATGGGACCCTTCGCGATGGTGGCCATCTCCCTGATTCGCCTGGGGCTGACCCTGATGATCGTCCTGGGCGTCCATCTGATGATCGGCGGGACGCTCGACCCTCTGACCTTCGTCGGCTTCCTCATCGTCGGGACGCGCGTGTACGACCCCCTGACGGCCGCACTGCTCAATTTCTTCGTGTTCCGCTATTCCACACTGGCCGGCAAACGCATCCTGAGCCTGATGGAGGAGCCCGAGATGGCCGGGGAGGGCGACGCGCCCGAGCGGCACGACATCGAGCTCAGGGACGTCACGTTCGGCTACGGCGACGGCGGGCACGTGCTGAAGAACGTCGATCTGAAGTTCCCCGAGGGAAAGCTGACCGCCCTGGTGGGGCCGTCGGGGTGCGGCAAGACGACCCTGATGAAGGTCATGGCACGTTTTTACGACCCGCAGTCCGGGACGGTGCTCTTCGGGGGGACGGACGAGCGCGATCTGGACCCGGAGAAGCTGATGAAGCGGATATCCTTCGTCTTTCAGGACGTGTACCTCTTCCGGGATACGGTGCGGAACAACATCGCCTTCGGGCGCGAGGGGGCGACGGACGCCGAGGTGGAGGAGGCGGCCAAACGGGCCCGTGCGCACGAATTCATCATGCGGCTGCCCCAGGGGTACGACACGGTGGTGGGGGAGGGCGGCTCGACCCTTTCGGGGGGCGAGAAGCAGCGGATCTCCATCGCCCGCGCCCTGCTGAAGGACGCGCCGGTCGTGCTGCTGGACGAGGCGACGGCCAGCCTGGACCCGGAGAACGAGGTGGAGGTGCAAAGGGCCGTGAACGCGCTCGTGGAGGGGCGCACGGTGGTGGTGATCGCCCACAAGCTGCGCACGACCCAGAACGCGGACAACATCGTGGTGATGGAGGCCGGACGGGTGGTGGACCAGGGGCGCCACGAGGAGCTGCTGGAGCGCGGTGGGCTGTATGCGCGGCTCTGGGCGCTGCAGAACGAGTCCGTGGGGTGGAGCCTGGCCGGGGATTGA
- a CDS encoding ABC transporter ATP-binding protein, producing the protein MEKKKRSGIARLLAIAGERRGLVSLSCVLASLSAALMLVPFLNVYFILSELLESGVTPENSGFFIHQGAVAFGSMVFGFVVKYASLMASHVAAFRILYGIRMRLARHIGGLSLGFLSGTTIGAVKKTMEQNVEDIELFVAHRIPEVVEALVTVLILAGALLWLSTPLALACLGAFVAALLMQGSLWFGEKGKMFLKKYYDSLERVNASAVQYVRGMQVVKVFGRTVQSFRGFYNDIQAYGDFCLQYTNRYERGYILFKVVAGSFLTFLLPVGLLMIQSDPGDQALALTFLFFVVMAPGAASPMMSLTMLAMQSRQIDEGVERIEAVMERPPVPEPVNPRRPERFDVEFRDVSFSYEAGADGTNGVSTRAQALSGVSFRAEEGRVTALVGPSGGGKSTVASLIPRFWDVREGQILVGGVDVRDIPVETLMDTVSFVFQDNFLFFDTVKNNIRVGRPDATDEEVLAAARAAQCHSFVERLPQGYDTLIGAGGVYLSGGEEQRVCIARAVLKNAPILVLDEATAFADPENEFEIQKALSELIKGKTVLVIAHRLSSVRKADQILVLNEGRIEERGRHDELLAADGLYARMWRAYAGAESWRLGGNASDDKGAVA; encoded by the coding sequence ATGGAGAAAAAGAAGAGGAGCGGCATTGCCCGGCTGCTGGCGATCGCCGGGGAAAGGCGGGGGCTGGTGTCGCTCTCCTGTGTGTTGGCGTCGCTCAGCGCGGCGCTGATGCTGGTGCCCTTCCTGAACGTGTACTTCATCCTGAGTGAGCTGCTGGAGAGCGGGGTGACGCCGGAGAACTCGGGGTTCTTCATCCATCAGGGGGCCGTCGCCTTCGGAAGCATGGTGTTCGGGTTCGTCGTGAAGTACGCTTCCCTCATGGCCTCGCACGTGGCGGCGTTCAGGATCCTTTACGGCATCCGGATGCGCCTCGCCCGTCACATCGGCGGATTGTCCCTGGGGTTCCTGTCGGGCACCACCATCGGCGCGGTCAAGAAGACGATGGAGCAGAACGTCGAGGACATCGAGCTTTTTGTCGCGCACAGGATTCCGGAGGTCGTCGAAGCGCTGGTCACGGTGCTGATCCTGGCCGGGGCCCTGCTCTGGCTCAGCACCCCGCTGGCCCTGGCCTGCCTGGGCGCGTTCGTGGCGGCGCTTTTGATGCAGGGGTCCCTGTGGTTCGGCGAGAAGGGCAAAATGTTCCTCAAGAAGTACTACGATTCTCTGGAGCGGGTCAACGCCTCGGCGGTGCAGTACGTGCGGGGGATGCAGGTCGTCAAGGTTTTCGGGCGGACCGTGCAGTCCTTCCGGGGGTTCTACAACGACATCCAGGCCTATGGGGATTTCTGTCTCCAGTACACCAACCGCTATGAGCGCGGCTATATCCTGTTCAAGGTGGTGGCGGGCTCGTTCCTCACCTTTCTGCTGCCCGTGGGGCTCCTGATGATTCAGAGCGATCCGGGGGACCAGGCTCTGGCTCTGACGTTCCTGTTCTTCGTCGTGATGGCCCCCGGAGCGGCGTCCCCCATGATGAGCCTGACGATGCTGGCCATGCAGAGCCGGCAGATCGACGAGGGGGTGGAGCGCATCGAGGCCGTGATGGAGCGCCCCCCCGTGCCCGAGCCCGTGAACCCCAGGAGGCCGGAGCGGTTCGACGTGGAGTTTCGGGATGTGAGCTTCTCCTACGAGGCGGGGGCGGACGGCACAAACGGCGTTTCCACGCGCGCTCAGGCCCTGTCGGGAGTCTCGTTCAGGGCGGAGGAGGGGCGCGTGACCGCGCTGGTCGGCCCCTCGGGCGGCGGAAAATCCACCGTCGCCAGCCTGATCCCGCGCTTCTGGGACGTGCGCGAGGGGCAGATCCTCGTCGGGGGCGTGGACGTGCGGGACATCCCGGTCGAGACGCTGATGGACACGGTGTCGTTCGTCTTCCAGGACAACTTCCTGTTCTTCGACACGGTGAAGAACAACATCCGGGTCGGACGCCCGGACGCGACGGACGAGGAGGTCTTGGCCGCGGCGCGGGCCGCTCAGTGTCATTCTTTCGTCGAGCGACTGCCGCAGGGCTACGACACCCTCATCGGAGCGGGGGGCGTCTACCTGTCCGGCGGGGAGGAGCAGCGCGTCTGCATCGCCCGGGCCGTCCTGAAGAACGCGCCCATCCTGGTGCTGGACGAGGCGACGGCCTTCGCCGACCCGGAGAACGAGTTCGAGATTCAGAAGGCCCTGTCGGAGCTCATCAAGGGCAAGACGGTGCTGGTGATCGCGCACCGGCTCTCCTCGGTCCGCAAGGCCGACCAGATTCTGGTGCTGAACGAGGGGCGCATCGAGGAGCGCGGCCGCCACGACGAGCTGCTGGCGGCGGACGGCCTCTACGCCCGCATGTGGCGGGCCTATGCCGGTGCGGAGAGCTGGAGGCTCGGAGGAAATGCAAGCGACGACAAGGGGGCGGTGGCATGA